A genomic stretch from Algoriphagus halophilus includes:
- a CDS encoding alpha-L-fucosidase, giving the protein MSFKKSLLSFCLVILGLTFSQAQDVVPIPTQAQLNWQNAEMVAVFHYDLHVFDGKVYNQAYNRITPIPDYNIFNPEKLDTDQWVKAAKEAGVKIAILTATHETGFALFQSDYNPYSMKALKWQDGKGDLLRDFKASCEKYGLQAGVYIGIRWNSFYGIHDFRIEGASEFAKNRQQHYNSMVQGMVKEIFTNYGDWAMVWFDGGAHGPEQGGPDVLSLFEKYQPNGLFYHNLQRADMRWGGSESGTVPYPSWGTFAYPAIGSGESAREEISRNNFELLKTGDPNGTYYMPAMSDAPLRGHGGHDWFWEPGREHLVYPLEELVNMYYNSVGHNTSLILGLTPNAEGLIPDTDAKRLKEFGDEIKRRFSNKIGSTSGSGNKLSIKLPKRTALNQLVLMEEISKGERIRKFIVEGKTNRGWQTIFEGSVIGHKFIHQFDEMEVSEVRLKILESKGEVQINDFSVYLLD; this is encoded by the coding sequence ATGTCCTTTAAAAAATCCCTGTTAAGCTTTTGCTTGGTTATCCTAGGTTTGACCTTTTCCCAAGCCCAAGATGTAGTCCCTATTCCAACCCAGGCCCAGCTAAACTGGCAAAATGCAGAGATGGTAGCCGTCTTTCACTATGATCTCCATGTGTTTGATGGGAAAGTTTACAACCAGGCGTATAACCGAATTACTCCAATTCCAGATTACAACATTTTCAATCCTGAAAAACTGGATACAGACCAGTGGGTAAAAGCGGCAAAAGAAGCAGGAGTAAAAATTGCTATTTTGACTGCTACCCATGAAACTGGCTTTGCTTTATTTCAAAGTGATTACAACCCATATAGCATGAAGGCTTTGAAATGGCAGGATGGCAAGGGCGATCTACTCCGGGATTTTAAAGCTTCTTGTGAAAAGTATGGGCTCCAAGCTGGAGTTTATATTGGAATCAGATGGAATTCCTTCTATGGAATCCACGATTTTAGGATCGAAGGGGCTAGTGAATTTGCTAAAAATCGCCAGCAGCATTATAACAGCATGGTCCAAGGTATGGTCAAAGAGATTTTTACCAATTATGGAGACTGGGCCATGGTTTGGTTTGATGGAGGTGCACATGGACCTGAACAAGGAGGCCCAGATGTTTTATCCCTATTCGAAAAATACCAACCTAATGGGTTGTTTTACCATAACCTACAGCGGGCAGATATGCGTTGGGGAGGCAGTGAATCCGGAACTGTTCCTTATCCGAGTTGGGGAACCTTTGCTTACCCGGCAATAGGATCGGGAGAAAGTGCACGGGAAGAAATCAGTAGAAACAATTTTGAATTACTGAAAACCGGAGACCCCAACGGAACTTATTACATGCCCGCCATGAGCGATGCCCCCTTGAGGGGACATGGAGGACATGATTGGTTTTGGGAACCTGGAAGAGAGCATTTGGTATATCCCTTGGAGGAACTTGTCAATATGTATTATAATTCGGTAGGTCATAACACCAGTCTGATTTTAGGGTTGACTCCCAATGCAGAAGGCCTAATTCCCGACACTGATGCCAAACGATTAAAGGAATTCGGAGATGAAATCAAGAGAAGGTTTAGCAATAAAATTGGGTCTACTTCAGGTTCTGGGAATAAACTTAGCATCAAACTACCAAAACGAACTGCACTCAATCAATTGGTCTTAATGGAGGAAATCTCCAAAGGAGAACGTATTCGAAAATTTATAGTGGAAGGCAAAACCAATAGGGGTTGGCAAACCATTTTTGAAGGTTCAGTCATAGGTCATAAGTTCATCCATCAATTTGATGAAATGGAGGTATCGGAGGTACGCTTGAAAATTTTGGAATCAAAGGGGGAAGTCCAAATCAATGACTTTAGTGTATATTTATTGGATTAG
- a CDS encoding metal-dependent hydrolase family protein: protein MMKNRIVLSVLMLMFSFALHAQVKTAIICGKLITAEDEAVLTNTVILIEEDRIVEIGNRGIIKPDYEVIDLSAYTVLPGLIDAHVHPLIYGDDYQVNHLKGSSAFNALRGLKAVQNWLNEGWTTLRIAGDADTQYAHFEIRDAINNGLFDGPRIYGAGHYLSVTGGGGDINFFSPDQSIIADGLVVDGKEEIQKAIREEIKYGSDWIKILVTGAFMSEGDNPQNVQFSDEEIVAAMEEAKRRGVPVMAHAHATEGINKAIQFGARSIEHGTFLNDESIDLFLEYDAFLIPTVSVGEYGLETWKESEAQAKMYELTLKHREESWKMYSKAIERGVKVGIGSDNVGFPPYFAAKEFELLVKLGMSPLQAILAGTKVNAELLMKEDEIGSIKVGKFADIIATKNNPLEDITELSRVEFVMKGGKVIKSIK from the coding sequence ATGATGAAAAACCGAATTGTCTTATCCGTACTTATGCTCATGTTTTCCTTTGCGCTTCATGCTCAAGTAAAAACTGCAATCATATGTGGCAAACTTATTACCGCTGAAGATGAAGCTGTCCTCACCAATACAGTAATCCTAATTGAGGAGGATAGAATTGTAGAAATCGGAAATAGAGGTATTATAAAGCCTGATTATGAAGTGATAGATCTTTCCGCATATACTGTGCTGCCAGGATTGATAGACGCACATGTGCATCCCTTAATTTATGGAGACGATTACCAAGTAAATCACTTAAAAGGATCCTCTGCTTTCAATGCACTCAGAGGATTAAAAGCAGTCCAAAATTGGCTGAATGAGGGTTGGACTACTTTAAGAATAGCTGGTGATGCGGATACACAATACGCCCATTTTGAAATCAGAGATGCAATAAACAATGGTTTATTTGATGGCCCAAGAATCTACGGAGCAGGACATTACTTATCAGTTACAGGAGGTGGAGGTGATATTAATTTTTTCTCCCCGGATCAATCGATTATTGCTGATGGTTTGGTGGTAGATGGTAAAGAGGAAATTCAAAAGGCTATTCGGGAGGAAATAAAATATGGAAGTGACTGGATTAAAATTTTGGTTACCGGGGCTTTTATGTCCGAAGGAGACAACCCACAAAATGTCCAGTTTAGTGATGAGGAAATAGTTGCAGCGATGGAAGAAGCCAAAAGAAGAGGTGTTCCGGTGATGGCTCATGCGCATGCTACAGAGGGCATCAATAAAGCGATCCAATTTGGGGCAAGATCCATAGAACATGGCACCTTTTTGAATGATGAAAGCATTGATCTGTTTTTGGAGTATGATGCATTTTTGATTCCTACTGTCAGTGTGGGAGAGTATGGATTGGAGACATGGAAGGAAAGTGAGGCCCAAGCCAAAATGTATGAATTAACCTTGAAGCATAGAGAGGAGTCATGGAAGATGTATTCAAAAGCAATTGAACGAGGGGTAAAAGTGGGAATTGGTTCAGACAATGTTGGCTTCCCTCCCTATTTTGCTGCCAAGGAATTCGAGTTGCTGGTGAAATTGGGAATGTCTCCTTTGCAGGCAATACTCGCAGGAACTAAAGTAAATGCGGAGTTACTAATGAAAGAGGATGAAATAGGAAGTATCAAGGTTGGAAAATTTGCAGACATCATTGCCACGAAGAACAACCCCCTAGAGGATATTACTGAATTGTCCCGCGTAGAATTCGTCATGAAAGGAGGAAAAGTGATCAAATCAATCAAGTAG
- a CDS encoding amidohydrolase family protein, protein MNKRLVLVFVLLIFSSSQVFCQHMIINGGWVFDTSTKTFKKNKGIYLVNGIFGTGSENVMNWEVMSLSDEDYILPGLIDLHAHYRISYNQQAYDDTVAMPKIFLANGITSTFPAGEIEPEKMWDLQKDIEANKRPGPRILHSGPYYGTAAPDWNPNFTERDIRDRVDYWAKRGAYGLKAKGITPEHLAILIDQAHKNKLTVTGHLDSGFKNSVNPQDAIHMGIDRVEHFLGGNLLVDTTNAYNSLKELDPMDPEMEEIIQLYIQNGVYFDATLGTYRAIGMVDSPIFFDWAYEGQYFTPFTKKLIEGIKPSDFNALCAKIYPVKQGVLKRYYDAGGLITVGTDRPLLLDNYLGGGIGGFFIHREMAAMVEVGIPAADVLYFATQQNAEALGIEDRAGSISPGKWADLMITKGNPIEDIKRTRFVHTVIKGGKIYSSEELKNAAKGKLGPEN, encoded by the coding sequence ATGAATAAAAGACTTGTTCTGGTCTTCGTGCTATTGATTTTTTCCAGTAGCCAAGTGTTTTGTCAACATATGATCATCAATGGAGGCTGGGTTTTTGACACGTCTACCAAAACCTTTAAAAAGAATAAGGGGATCTATTTGGTGAATGGAATTTTTGGAACTGGATCAGAAAATGTGATGAATTGGGAGGTGATGTCTCTGAGCGATGAAGATTACATTTTGCCAGGACTAATCGACTTACATGCCCATTATCGAATCAGCTACAATCAACAAGCATATGACGATACGGTAGCGATGCCTAAAATTTTTCTGGCCAATGGCATTACCAGTACATTTCCGGCAGGGGAAATAGAGCCAGAGAAAATGTGGGATCTACAGAAAGATATTGAGGCCAATAAAAGGCCTGGTCCTAGAATTCTTCATTCTGGCCCCTATTATGGAACAGCAGCTCCTGATTGGAACCCGAATTTTACGGAAAGAGATATTCGTGATCGAGTGGATTATTGGGCAAAAAGAGGAGCCTATGGTTTGAAAGCCAAAGGGATTACTCCTGAGCATTTGGCCATTCTTATCGACCAGGCTCATAAGAATAAATTGACGGTAACTGGTCATTTGGATTCTGGATTTAAAAATTCTGTCAATCCTCAAGATGCAATTCACATGGGAATTGATCGGGTGGAGCATTTTTTAGGAGGGAATTTATTGGTTGATACTACCAACGCATATAATAGTTTGAAAGAACTGGACCCCATGGATCCAGAAATGGAGGAAATCATTCAATTGTATATTCAAAACGGGGTTTATTTCGATGCTACATTAGGAACCTATAGGGCAATAGGGATGGTGGATTCCCCAATCTTTTTTGATTGGGCCTATGAGGGCCAATATTTTACCCCTTTTACAAAAAAACTGATAGAAGGGATCAAGCCTTCTGACTTTAATGCCTTATGTGCAAAGATATATCCGGTAAAACAAGGAGTCTTAAAACGATATTATGATGCTGGAGGCTTGATAACAGTTGGAACAGACAGGCCTTTGTTATTGGATAATTATCTAGGAGGAGGAATCGGAGGGTTTTTCATTCATCGGGAAATGGCAGCCATGGTGGAAGTTGGAATTCCCGCAGCTGATGTATTGTATTTTGCAACACAACAAAATGCCGAGGCCTTGGGAATTGAGGATCGTGCGGGAAGCATCAGTCCTGGGAAATGGGCAGATTTGATGATTACCAAAGGAAACCCAATCGAGGATATCAAGAGAACCCGGTTCGTCCATACCGTGATCAAAGGGGGGAAGATCTATTCATCAGAAGAATTGAAAAATGCAGCCAAAGGGAAGTTGGGGCCGGAGAATTGA
- a CDS encoding sensor histidine kinase encodes MKYKDLIRILSKKLLTQLLLCLGIFLFFTFYFGITISNLGPVMAFSAFLLPVTLGIVHVFSFHLIPHYLFKQQYLWFSIYTLYTVIISSFLITTSSFYGFLFINSLETFNSDFLLTKNLYLILIGVYMVVLLTSLFSAYRESYKMQIRNKELQFALVNGELQLKQEELSYLKMQIHPHFLFNTLNSIYGSAIAKDHQTPELILKLSNLLDYILYQTKKSLVPLQDEIDHLQDYLALEKLRHKAKLKITTSLPENQDHIQIAPMLFLPLLENSFKHGKTLHIDAFVDLRITVKDGKVGFYLKNSFEPQNQTQGKKSTGIGLKNIQKRLALLYPDTHQFSIEKGTDYFLVKLEIQTPQEWIA; translated from the coding sequence ATGAAGTATAAAGATCTGATTCGAATCCTTTCAAAAAAGCTATTGACGCAATTGCTATTGTGTCTGGGAATCTTCCTTTTTTTTACATTTTACTTTGGGATCACCATTTCCAATCTGGGCCCAGTAATGGCTTTCAGTGCTTTTTTGCTTCCGGTTACCTTAGGGATTGTCCATGTGTTCAGCTTTCACCTGATTCCCCATTACCTGTTCAAGCAACAATATCTCTGGTTTTCTATCTACACCCTATATACAGTGATCATTTCCAGTTTTCTGATCACTACCTCCTCATTTTATGGGTTTCTTTTCATCAATTCCTTAGAGACATTCAACAGTGATTTCCTGCTGACAAAAAACCTATACCTCATCCTGATAGGAGTATACATGGTGGTCTTATTGACTTCCCTCTTTTCCGCTTATAGGGAAAGCTATAAAATGCAAATCCGGAATAAAGAACTCCAATTTGCCTTGGTCAATGGAGAACTCCAACTCAAGCAAGAGGAACTCTCCTATTTGAAGATGCAAATCCATCCTCACTTTTTATTCAACACCCTCAATTCAATATATGGATCTGCCATCGCGAAAGATCATCAAACCCCCGAACTGATTCTCAAGCTTTCAAATTTATTGGATTACATCCTCTATCAAACCAAAAAGTCCTTGGTACCGCTACAAGATGAAATCGATCATCTCCAAGATTATTTGGCTTTGGAAAAGCTTCGCCATAAAGCCAAACTTAAAATCACCACCTCTTTACCGGAAAACCAAGACCATATTCAAATTGCTCCCATGCTATTTTTGCCTCTGTTGGAAAATAGCTTTAAACATGGGAAAACCCTGCATATAGATGCCTTTGTGGATTTGAGAATCACAGTGAAAGATGGAAAAGTGGGTTTTTACTTAAAGAACTCTTTTGAGCCTCAAAACCAAACCCAAGGGAAAAAGTCCACCGGAATCGGATTGAAAAACATCCAAAAGAGACTGGCTCTATTGTACCCAGATACCCATCAATTCTCCATAGAAAAAGGAACAGATTACTTCCTAGTAAAATTAGAAATTCAAACCCCACAAGAATGGATTGCCTGA
- a CDS encoding LytR/AlgR family response regulator transcription factor, producing the protein MDCLIVDDEPIAQDILKEYISKVDYLNLVGCCSSAHEAFDQMKSNPVQLVFLDINMPGIDGISFAKILPPETHIIFTTAYREYAIDGFDLAATDYLLKPIPFDRFLKALSKVQDQKKEVIQEGEKQDFLFVRQDRKMEKVEFSDILYLESYSDYLKIHLKDRVLVVRESISNFESKLPKNQFLRFHRSYIGNISAIHSYTHEYLEIANKALTISRSFKEEVLKKLQQFE; encoded by the coding sequence ATGGATTGCCTGATCGTAGATGATGAACCTATCGCCCAAGATATTCTAAAAGAATACATCTCCAAGGTGGATTACCTGAATTTGGTGGGTTGCTGCTCCAGTGCGCACGAGGCATTTGACCAAATGAAGTCAAACCCAGTTCAATTGGTTTTTTTGGATATCAATATGCCAGGAATCGATGGAATATCATTTGCAAAGATCCTCCCTCCTGAAACCCATATAATTTTCACAACTGCCTATAGAGAATATGCGATTGATGGATTTGATTTGGCTGCAACTGATTATTTGTTGAAGCCTATCCCTTTTGACCGCTTTTTAAAAGCACTTTCCAAAGTTCAGGATCAAAAAAAGGAGGTCATTCAAGAAGGGGAAAAGCAGGACTTTTTATTTGTGCGTCAGGACAGAAAGATGGAAAAAGTAGAATTCTCCGACATTTTGTACCTAGAAAGTTATTCAGACTATTTAAAAATCCATTTGAAAGACCGGGTATTGGTAGTCCGAGAAAGCATTTCCAATTTTGAATCAAAACTCCCAAAAAATCAATTTTTGAGATTTCATCGATCCTACATAGGAAACATTTCAGCCATTCATTCCTATACTCATGAATACTTGGAAATTGCCAATAAAGCATTGACGATCAGCCGTAGTTTCAAGGAAGAAGTCCTTAAAAAGCTCCAGCAATTTGAATAG
- a CDS encoding winged helix-turn-helix domain-containing protein: MKGNYDKAFENVVRLRVMSILMVNEDYDFNSFKELLEVTDGNLASHLKNLEKQEYITVNKSFVGRKPFTTYSATSQGKKAFEAHLEFLENLIKENKN; this comes from the coding sequence GTGAAGGGGAATTACGATAAAGCATTTGAAAACGTGGTCCGTTTGCGGGTCATGTCCATCTTGATGGTCAATGAGGATTATGACTTTAATTCCTTCAAAGAACTCCTGGAAGTGACGGATGGGAACCTGGCATCCCACCTTAAAAACTTGGAAAAGCAAGAATATATTACTGTCAATAAATCATTCGTAGGAAGGAAGCCTTTCACTACATATTCCGCCACTTCACAAGGCAAAAAAGCTTTTGAAGCGCATTTAGAATTCCTTGAAAATTTGATTAAAGAAAATAAAAACTAA
- a CDS encoding DUF4153 domain-containing protein, whose product MEQEILTHLNDPVSLEKLYRSNKSLFRESFLKLSPKMEESSATEFWNARLNYQGNAISWGQKNEILYIAIACLVAGLVAKLPDIISVSPDFFYPRNLGFIIFPVLTAYFAWKNQLSRQTVGFLAGIFSFCIIYINLLPNHPESDTLILACIHLPLLLWFLLGFSFVGNKFKSLQSRLEFFKFNGEGIVLCAVLGIAGALLMGMTFGLFELIGINIEPIFEKYLVVFGLPALPVVATFLTQSNPQLVNKVTPIVAKLFSPAVLIMLVIYLLAIVYSGKDPYNDREFLLIFNLLLIGVMALIFFSIAETSNNEKTSFNIWVLFLLSCVTILVNGIALSAITFRISEWGFTPNRLAVLAANLLILVHLVLVTYQLSKVLRQKVILEDIGMTVAKYVPIYFIWASIVVFVFPLVFGFM is encoded by the coding sequence ATGGAACAAGAGATTTTAACCCACCTAAATGACCCGGTTTCCTTAGAGAAACTCTATCGGTCAAACAAGTCACTATTCAGGGAGTCATTCCTCAAACTATCTCCAAAAATGGAAGAAAGTTCCGCAACTGAATTTTGGAATGCCAGACTAAACTACCAAGGCAATGCTATTTCTTGGGGACAAAAAAATGAAATCCTTTACATAGCCATTGCTTGCCTAGTGGCAGGGCTGGTTGCCAAACTACCTGATATCATTTCAGTCTCACCTGATTTCTTCTACCCGAGAAATCTAGGTTTCATCATCTTCCCTGTATTAACTGCCTATTTTGCATGGAAAAATCAACTTTCCAGACAAACCGTAGGTTTCTTAGCTGGAATATTCAGTTTTTGCATTATTTATATTAACCTTCTTCCCAATCACCCGGAAAGCGACACCTTGATTTTGGCATGTATCCATTTACCACTTCTACTTTGGTTTTTACTTGGGTTCTCTTTTGTCGGAAATAAATTCAAAAGTCTCCAATCACGATTGGAATTCTTTAAGTTCAATGGGGAGGGGATAGTATTATGTGCCGTACTAGGAATTGCTGGAGCCCTCTTGATGGGTATGACTTTTGGACTGTTCGAACTGATCGGTATCAACATAGAACCTATTTTTGAAAAGTACTTAGTCGTTTTTGGGCTCCCTGCCCTTCCTGTCGTGGCCACTTTTCTCACCCAGTCCAACCCTCAATTGGTCAACAAAGTCACTCCTATCGTAGCTAAACTGTTCAGTCCTGCTGTTTTGATCATGCTCGTGATTTACCTTTTGGCCATCGTTTACTCAGGAAAGGATCCTTACAATGACCGGGAGTTTTTGTTAATCTTCAACCTATTACTGATTGGAGTCATGGCCTTGATATTCTTTTCCATTGCGGAAACATCCAACAATGAGAAAACCTCCTTCAACATTTGGGTACTATTTCTACTTTCTTGTGTCACGATTTTAGTCAATGGAATCGCCCTGTCAGCAATTACGTTTAGAATCTCGGAATGGGGTTTCACCCCGAATAGATTGGCTGTCTTGGCTGCCAACTTGCTTATCCTAGTGCACCTGGTACTGGTCACTTACCAACTCAGTAAAGTCCTTCGCCAAAAAGTAATTCTTGAAGATATTGGAATGACTGTGGCTAAATACGTCCCTATTTACTTTATATGGGCTAGCATCGTCGTATTTGTTTTCCCATTGGTTTTTGGATTTATGTAA
- a CDS encoding cation:proton antiporter, which yields MSIFTIITILIVLSAVFAFINTKFLKLPFTIGLMIIAIAFTIGITALGKINPFFIDEAELLIQSIDFETALLDIMLSFLLFAGALHTKLDALKTLKAPIAAFATIGVVLSTFLVGSMMYFVFQVFGHEISYIYCLLFGALISPTDPIAVLGILKDANAPKKLEVKIVGESLFNDGVGVVVFLVIFKIAQQGIDAVSASEVGLLFLEEVVGGITLGLVTGWLTFQVMRVIDHYETEVIITLALVMGLSGLAHLLHVSGPLAVVVAGIFIGNKSPKIAWSVTTQNYVDKFWELIDVLLNAILFVLIGLELLIISAKEEYLIYGLLAIPIALIARFLSLAGPVAIFEKKLDFIPKTNLLMTWGGIRGGISIALALSLETQMERELFLTVTYVIVVFSIIGQGLTIGPLVKKVLAKNGTSGSPTSQD from the coding sequence ATGAGCATTTTTACCATTATCACCATTCTCATTGTTTTATCGGCAGTATTTGCTTTTATCAACACCAAGTTTTTGAAATTACCCTTCACTATTGGTTTGATGATTATTGCCATCGCCTTTACGATAGGTATTACGGCTTTAGGTAAAATCAATCCCTTTTTTATAGATGAAGCAGAGTTGCTGATCCAGTCCATCGATTTTGAAACTGCATTACTGGACATCATGCTAAGCTTTCTATTATTTGCTGGTGCCTTACATACGAAACTCGATGCTTTGAAAACCTTAAAAGCTCCAATTGCTGCCTTTGCCACCATTGGAGTCGTCCTGTCTACCTTTCTGGTAGGCTCCATGATGTATTTTGTTTTTCAGGTATTTGGACATGAAATTTCCTATATCTATTGCCTATTATTCGGCGCATTAATCTCTCCAACGGACCCCATTGCGGTTTTGGGAATCCTAAAAGATGCCAACGCTCCTAAAAAACTTGAGGTTAAAATCGTGGGAGAATCTTTGTTCAATGACGGGGTGGGGGTAGTCGTGTTTTTAGTGATCTTCAAAATTGCACAGCAAGGGATTGATGCTGTCTCAGCCAGCGAAGTCGGGCTACTCTTTCTGGAAGAAGTAGTGGGTGGAATTACCTTAGGGTTAGTCACAGGCTGGCTCACTTTCCAAGTGATGAGAGTAATAGATCACTATGAAACAGAGGTAATCATCACCCTGGCATTGGTGATGGGGCTGTCTGGTTTGGCACATTTGCTTCATGTATCAGGACCCTTGGCAGTGGTCGTGGCGGGGATCTTTATAGGGAATAAATCTCCAAAAATTGCCTGGTCAGTGACTACGCAAAATTATGTAGACAAATTCTGGGAGCTCATCGATGTACTGCTAAACGCCATTTTATTCGTCTTGATAGGCTTAGAACTGCTAATTATTTCTGCCAAAGAGGAATATTTAATCTATGGGTTGCTCGCCATTCCAATTGCCTTAATTGCCCGGTTTTTATCGTTGGCCGGGCCTGTTGCCATCTTTGAAAAGAAGTTAGATTTCATCCCCAAAACCAATTTACTGATGACATGGGGAGGAATCAGGGGTGGAATATCCATCGCTTTGGCACTTTCCCTGGAAACACAAATGGAGCGTGAACTCTTTCTCACAGTCACCTATGTCATTGTGGTATTTTCCATTATAGGACAGGGCCTAACGATAGGTCCATTGGTCAAAAAAGTCCTAGCAAAGAATGGCACTTCCGGTTCCCCCACAAGCCAAGATTAG
- a CDS encoding serine hydrolase domain-containing protein has product MKNSLFVPLVLLFLISACNAPTKEAQVPDSPIEHAFSLDYKKPDFINDQRAEKIKTLAEKLQVIMDEYAKENHIPGIAYGIVVDDELVLSSAVGFLDLEKQQPASTSAAFRIASMTKSFTAMAILKLRDEGKLNLNDPVVMYIPEMDQTTYLTQDAPEIDIENLLTMTAGFPEDNPWGDRQLDEPNQMLLDLIQNGISFSNVPSYQYEYSNTGYAMLGYIVSQVSGKPYQQYIQEEILAPLGMTHTYWEIDDVPSDQLAIGYRWEDEEWKLEPMLHDGAFGSMGGLITSIEDFSKYVSFHLSAWPPRNENEREPLKRSSLREMQTPQFPRLNSNAKNYNGEPCAIVSGYGFGLGIYQNCDHQKWVSHGGALPGFGSNYVFYPEYGIGIMAFCNLTYTTPWPLQKIQQMLFDELELSPRVLPVSSILATRKTQVAETFQQGEDALKADIFAENFFLDENREHRVSEISNALDKAGKILEVTEIEPQNQLRGIFRLKGENGDVAILFTLTPENDPKVQQLLFAFIEKEED; this is encoded by the coding sequence ATGAAAAACTCTCTATTTGTCCCCTTGGTACTACTCTTTTTGATTTCAGCTTGCAATGCGCCTACCAAAGAAGCGCAAGTTCCCGATTCTCCGATTGAGCATGCCTTTTCATTGGATTACAAAAAGCCAGATTTTATCAATGACCAACGGGCTGAAAAAATCAAAACACTAGCGGAAAAGCTTCAGGTAATCATGGATGAATATGCCAAGGAGAATCATATCCCTGGAATTGCTTATGGAATTGTGGTAGACGATGAATTGGTTCTTTCCTCAGCAGTAGGATTTTTGGATCTGGAAAAACAACAACCTGCCAGTACAAGCGCTGCATTTCGAATAGCTTCCATGACGAAAAGCTTTACTGCGATGGCCATTCTTAAACTTCGGGATGAAGGAAAACTTAATTTAAATGACCCGGTGGTCATGTATATCCCAGAAATGGATCAAACTACCTATTTGACGCAGGATGCCCCTGAAATTGATATTGAGAATTTATTAACGATGACGGCAGGCTTCCCTGAAGACAATCCCTGGGGAGACCGCCAATTGGATGAACCCAACCAAATGTTATTGGACCTGATCCAAAATGGAATTTCTTTCTCTAATGTGCCTTCTTACCAATATGAATACAGCAATACCGGTTATGCCATGCTTGGATATATTGTCTCTCAAGTTTCAGGAAAACCCTATCAACAATACATTCAGGAGGAAATCCTTGCCCCCTTGGGCATGACGCACACGTATTGGGAAATTGACGATGTTCCATCAGATCAGCTGGCTATAGGCTATCGATGGGAAGATGAAGAGTGGAAATTAGAACCCATGCTGCATGATGGAGCTTTTGGATCCATGGGGGGATTAATTACCTCCATAGAGGATTTTAGCAAGTATGTAAGTTTTCATCTTTCTGCCTGGCCTCCTCGAAATGAAAATGAAAGGGAACCGTTGAAAAGGAGTTCGCTTCGAGAAATGCAAACACCCCAATTTCCAAGGTTGAATTCAAATGCCAAAAACTATAATGGAGAACCATGCGCAATCGTCTCAGGATATGGTTTCGGCTTGGGCATTTATCAAAATTGTGACCATCAAAAATGGGTGTCACACGGAGGAGCCCTTCCGGGATTTGGAAGCAATTATGTTTTTTACCCTGAATACGGAATTGGTATCATGGCATTCTGCAATTTGACCTACACCACTCCTTGGCCTTTGCAAAAGATCCAGCAAATGCTATTTGATGAATTGGAATTAAGTCCTCGAGTATTGCCTGTTTCATCCATCTTAGCAACAAGAAAAACTCAAGTTGCCGAAACGTTCCAGCAAGGCGAAGACGCCCTAAAAGCTGATATTTTTGCAGAGAACTTCTTTTTGGATGAAAACAGGGAACATCGAGTAAGCGAAATCTCCAACGCTCTCGATAAAGCGGGAAAAATCCTTGAGGTCACGGAAATTGAACCTCAAAATCAATTAAGAGGCATTTTTAGACTCAAAGGCGAAAATGGAGATGTCGCCATCCTATTTACCCTTACTCCGGAGAATGACCCCAAAGTGCAGCAATTGTTGTTTGCGTTTATAGAAAAAGAGGAGGATTAA